A genomic window from Bubalus bubalis isolate 160015118507 breed Murrah chromosome X, NDDB_SH_1, whole genome shotgun sequence includes:
- the LOC102402115 gene encoding T-complex protein 11 X-linked protein 2, giving the protein MEDGVLPPNSLERRMMETMYKAFGDHLKVQLSSTPADFTSALELLKEIKEILLSLLLPRQNSLRDEIEEALDIDLLKQEAEHGALDVPHLPNYILNLMTLLCAPVRDEAARKLESITDPVQLLRGIFHVLGLMKMDMVNYTIQSLRPYLKEHSIQYERTKFQELLNKQPNLLDCTTKWLTKTALDLTTPPSSSPDSPSSSSMAHSSSNWAVDNPQLPSSTVVLYQGYLNLLLWDLDSKEFPETLLMDKIRLQDMESQLKQLGILASVLLVARSFSGSALFSSTEFVNKLKHITKALTDEFNSRPEEAMVSVSEQVSQKIHERLKDMGLTALSSEKKASLRGQLQNIAKKENRVRNIIDQRIHLFLKGCLVRGMQESLLDFPVGLILIKGELTKLGWKFFNLMRHNQQVFSPYYDEILKDIIPPAQAQETEVESI; this is encoded by the exons ATGGAAGACGGTGTATTACCTCCCAACAG TCTGGAACGCAGGATGATGGAGACAATGTACAAGGCTTTTGGGGACCATCTGAAAGTCCAGCTATCAAGTACTCCAGCTGACTTCACTTCTGCACTTGaactcctaaaagaaattaaggag ATATTGCTATCACTGCTATTACCACGCCAGAACAGCCTAAGAGATGAGATTGAAGAAGCTCTGGACATAGATCTCCTCAAGCAGGAAGCAGAGCATGGGGCCCTGGATGTCCCTCATCTCCCCAACTACATTCTTAATTTGATGACCCTGCTGTGTGCACCAGTCCGAGATGAAGCAGCGCGAAAACTAGAGAGCATAACAGATCCTGTACAGTTACTGAG GGGCATCTTCCATGTTCTGGGCCTGATGAAAATGGACATGGTGAACTATACTATACAGAGCCTCCGACCCTACCTGAAGGAACACTCTATCCAGTATGAACGAACTAAATTCCAGGAACTCCTCAACAAGCAACCCA ATCTCCTTGATTGCACCACAAAATGGCTAACCAAAACAGCTCTAGACCTCACTACACCACCTTCAAGTTCTCCTGACTCTCCCAGCTCCTCCAGCATGGCCCATTCATCTTCAAATTGGGCAGTGGACAATCCACAACTTCCCAGTTCCACAGTGGTGCTATACCAGGGTTACCTGAACCTTCTTCTCTGGGATCTTGACAGTAAAGAGTTTCCCGAG ACTCTGCTAATGGATAAAATCCGGCTGCAAGACATGGAGTCCCAGTTGAAGCAGTTGGGCATTCTGGCCTCAGTCTTGCTAGTGGCCAGAAGTTTCTCTGGTAGTGCTTTATTCAGTTCGACTGAATTTGTGAATAAACTGAAACACATAACCAAGGCCCTGACAGACGAATTTAACTCCAG GCCTGAAGAAGCTatggtgagtgtgagtgaacaaGTGTCTCAGAAAATCCATGAACGCCTCAAAGACATGGGCCTAACTGCCCTGAGTAGTGAAAAGAAAGCCTCTCTTAGAGGCCAACTTCAGAACATCGCCAAGAAAGAGAACCGTGTTCGTAACATCATTG ATCAGCGGATCCACTTGTTTCTCAAAGGCTGTTTGGTTCGTGGGATGCAGGAGTCTCTGCTAGACTTCCCTGTTGGCCTTATTCTCATCAAGGGAGAGTTGACAAAACTGGGCTGGAAGTTTTTCAATCTGATGCGTCACAATCAGCAGGTATTTAGCCCCTATTACGATGAAATCCTTAAAGATATCATCCCTCCAGCTCAGGCCCAAGAAACAGAAGTGGAGTCTATCTGA